A region from the Bacillales bacterium genome encodes:
- the cmpA gene encoding cortex morphogenetic protein CmpA, with protein MPYWFKKQLRKAYFRKDRYQIRMLNQCWFFYTERQQH; from the coding sequence ATGCCTTACTGGTTTAAAAAGCAATTGCGCAAAGCTTATTTCCGTAAAGACCGCTATCAAATCCGCATGTTAAACCAATGCTGGTTTTTTTATACGGAAAGGCAGCAGCATTAA
- a CDS encoding SprT family protein: protein MRQDELQKTVESVSLKWFGLPFVHEARFNSRLRTTGGRYLLKSHDLEFNPKQLEHFGYDAFVGIIKHELCHYHLHRQKKGYRHGDRDFKEWLQRVGGSRHCGLVPGTRNRKRKHLRYCCEQCGAVYERHRKVDVSRYACGKCRGRLQLIGENRGR, encoded by the coding sequence ATGCGTCAGGATGAGTTGCAAAAGACGGTGGAGTCAGTATCGTTGAAATGGTTCGGGCTTCCGTTCGTTCATGAGGCGCGTTTTAATTCGCGTCTTCGAACGACGGGAGGGCGTTATCTGCTCAAATCACACGATCTTGAGTTCAACCCGAAACAACTCGAGCATTTTGGATACGATGCGTTTGTGGGCATCATCAAACATGAACTGTGTCATTACCACTTGCATAGACAAAAGAAAGGTTACCGGCACGGGGACCGCGACTTCAAAGAATGGCTGCAACGTGTCGGAGGATCAAGACATTGCGGGCTTGTGCCTGGAACGCGCAATCGGAAGAGAAAGCATCTCCGTTACTGTTGTGAGCAATGTGGAGCGGTGTACGAGAGGCATAGGAAAGTGGATGTTAGCCGCTATGCTTGCGGAAAATGCCGGGGGCGGCTGCAATTAATCGGGGAAAACCGGGGCCGATGA